From Coffea arabica cultivar ET-39 chromosome 10e, Coffea Arabica ET-39 HiFi, whole genome shotgun sequence, one genomic window encodes:
- the LOC113712122 gene encoding pentatricopeptide repeat-containing protein At5g56310-like, with product MIFKCTRQFSLTPHLRTITACPLSLPSPSRSRSPPPPPPPPKPTSLSNLADQCLCMHQLKQIHAQMIITGRIRDDNYAASRLLAFCSLSDDGDLNHAFKIFSSIQQPNSFMWNTLIRALASSPTPQRSLSLFVQMRRLCIAPGKHTFPFVLKACSNLKSLCASTQIHVNILKFGLDSDLHVANGLIRAYSVSGCLSHARKLFDQVSVRNVSIWTTMISGYAQSDCGSEAIQLFHAMITHGFEPNGVTLASVLSACAQSGGLELGGQIHSYMQEKRIELGVILGTALVNMYARNGAFVQARQCFATMQERNIATWNSMICGLAVHGHAKEALDFFKKLEQEKVRPSDITFIGVLSACCHAGLFDFGGRIFHSMSRVYGIQPKIEHYSCMVDLLGRSGKLLEAEELIKGMKWKADVVIWGALLTACKNFKNTDVSERVGKEILALDPHNHGVYVVLSNMYAEAGRWEDVVKLRKFMKEGRMKKTPGWSLVDGAT from the coding sequence ATGATTTTCAAATGCACCCGCCAATTCTCTCTCACTCCCCACCTTCGTACCATTACCGCGTGTCCCCTTTCGCTTCCGTCGCCGTCGCGGTCGCGGTCGCCaccgccaccaccaccaccaccgaaGCCTACGAGCTTATCCAATCTGGCAGATCAATGCCTTTGCATGCACCAGCTCAAGCAAATCCACGCCCAAATGATCATCACCGGTCGCATCCGCGATGACAACTACGCGGCCAGCCGCTTGCTCGCCTTCTGCTCCCTGTCGGATGATGGAGACCTTAATCATGCTTTCAAAATATTCTCTAGCATCCAACAACCGAATTCTTTCATGTGGAATACTCTGATCAGAGCGCTAGCTAGCAGCCCAACGCCTCAGAGATCTTTGTCTCTCTTTGTTCAAATGCGAAGGCTCTGCATTGCTCCCGGTAAACACACCTTCCCTTTTGTTCTCAAGGCCTGTTCTAACTTAAAATCTTTGTGTGCGTCTACTCAAATCCACGTCAACATTTTGAAGTTTGGGCTAGACTCGGATTTGCACGTGGCTAATGGCTTGATCAGGGCTTACTCTGTTTCCGGCTGTTTGAGCCATGCCCGAAAATTGTTCGACCAAGTGTCTGTGAGAAATGTGAGCATTTGGACTACGATGATAAGCGGGTATGCACAATCTGATTGTGGCAGCGAGGCAATTcaattgtttcatgcaatgatCACCCATGGCTTTGAGCCCAATGGAGTTACTTTGGCTTCAGTATTGTCGGCTTGTGCTCAGTCTGGTGGTTTGGAATTGGGAGGACAGATTCATTCTTATATGCAGGAAAAAAGGATTGAATTGGGAGTCATTCTTGGGACGGCACTAGTTAATATGTATGCTAGGAATGGAGCGTTTGTGCAGGCACGCCAGTGTTTTGCTACTATGCAAGAAAGGAACATAGCAACTTGGAATTCAATGATATGTGGATTGGCTGTTCATGGCCATGCTAAAGAAGCCCTGGATTTCTTTAAGAAGCTGGAGCAAGAGAAGGTGAGACCGAGTGATATTACATTTATTGGAGTCTTGTCAGCATGCTGCCATGCTGGATTGTTTGATTTTGGTGGGAGAATTTTCCATTCTATGAGCAGGGTGTATGGGATTCAGCCTAAGATAGAGCACTATAGTTGCATGGTTGACCTTCTTGGCCGAAGTGGGAAGTTACTGGAGGCTGAGGAGCTAATAAAAGGAATGAAATGGAAAGCCGATGTAGTGATTTGGGGAGCCCTGTTGACAGCTtgcaagaacttcaagaatacTGATGTTTCTGAAAGGGTAGGAAAGGAAATTCTTGCTTTGGATCCACATAACCATGGGGTTTATGTTGTCTTGTCTAACATGTATGCAGAGGCTGGCAGATGGGAAGATGTGGTAAAGCTGAGGAAGTTTATGAAGGAAGGACGTATGAAGAAAACACCCGGGTGGAGCCTAGTGGATGGCGCTACTTGA